The Chitinophagaceae bacterium genome has a window encoding:
- a CDS encoding glycosyltransferase family 2 protein, translating to MKILSIVIPTYNEEKNIQVILNKIKNVSLIEQIEKEIIIVNDCSKDNTEESIQKYKSDNPDLIIQYYKHPVNKGKGAALRTGISQAKGDFLIVQDADLEYDPYEYNILLQPIIDGHADVVYGSRFVGGKPHRILFFWHTIGNKFLTFVSNMFTNLNLTDMETGYKLFKTDVIKNIHIVENRFGFEPEITAKISRIPGIRIYEIGISYYGRTYAEGKKINWIDGVRALYCILKYAFFKYS from the coding sequence ATGAAAATATTATCTATAGTAATACCTACTTATAATGAGGAAAAAAATATTCAAGTTATTTTGAATAAAATAAAAAATGTCTCTTTAATAGAACAAATAGAAAAAGAGATTATTATAGTGAATGATTGCTCAAAAGATAATACAGAAGAATCTATTCAAAAGTATAAATCGGACAACCCTGACCTTATTATACAATACTATAAACATCCTGTAAATAAAGGAAAAGGCGCTGCCTTACGTACCGGTATATCACAAGCAAAAGGGGATTTTCTTATTGTTCAAGATGCCGATTTAGAATACGATCCTTATGAATATAATATTCTTCTACAACCTATTATAGATGGGCATGCAGATGTGGTTTACGGTTCAAGATTTGTAGGAGGGAAACCACATAGAATATTATTTTTTTGGCATACTATTGGAAATAAATTTTTAACCTTTGTTTCCAATATGTTTACTAATCTCAATCTTACAGATATGGAAACTGGTTATAAACTTTTTAAAACAGATGTTATTAAAAACATACATATTGTAGAAAATAGATTTGGGTTTGAGCCAGAGATAACTGCAAAAATATCGAGGATACCAGGTATTAGAATCTACGAAATAGGAATTTCTTATTATGGAAGAACTTATGCAGAAGGTAAAAAAATAAATTGGATAGATGGAGTAAGGGCATTGTATTGTATTTTAAAATACGCTTTTTTTAAGTATTCCTGA